A single genomic interval of Polynucleobacter necessarius harbors:
- the mfd gene encoding transcription-repair coupling factor, translated as MSDALNLAPPIPAPRAGQRFTFSGLVGSADAALLAQTALQYRNQFSVMVIFCAHAQEAQRLLEEIPAFAPQLKTRLLPDWEILPYDHFSPHQDLVSERLATLYELLNGSCDIVLVPVTTALQRLGPPNFLSGHTFFFRQGDRLDETALKLQLQQAGYDPVSAVMRPGEYSIRGGLFDLFPMGSNLPYRLDLFGDEIEQIRAFDPDTQRSLYPVKEVRLLPGHEFPFDDTSRTAFRGRWREVFEGDPSRCAIYKDANLGIPSAGIESYLPLFFEEQSNLFDYFPRSGDPVWLVNIGDAEETIKGFWKDTLSRYEFLKHDLDWPILPPKELFLDVDEFFSTSKSYARLSLETDGKERNQFLAVPDIAVHRRDADPISRLRSLVASEKIRVLVCADSAGRKESIRQLFEESNSVAGLDGKPLYHLKPEGFETIADFVKNNSLFGLVTAPLFNGFSWPSENLLVITEAELFTTTARQRRKGKASESADSDMLFKDLSELKIGDPVVHAEHGIGRYQGLVLLNLAPPKEAPIFEEFLHLQYAGQAILYVPVQQLQMVTRYAGSDPDSAPLHQLGSGQWDKAKRKAAQQIRDTAAELLGLYAARAIRKGHAFEFSAHDYAAFAESFGFEETPDQANAIAAVIGDMTSGTPMDRLVCGDVGFGKTEVALRASFVAVMGGKQVAILAPTTLLAEQHVATWKDRFADWPVRIVELSRFKTTKEINVALEAIAKGEADIIIGTHKLLSKETQFANLGLVIVDEEHRFGVRQKDALKALRAEVDILTLTATPIPRTLGMAMEGLREFSIIATAPQKRLAIKTFVRREGDGVMREAVLREVKRGGQVYFLHNEVETIQNRKHALQELIPEARISVAHGQMHERELEAVMREFVTQRTNILLCTTIIETGIDVPTANTIIMHRADKFGLAQLHQLRGRVGRSHHQAYAYLLVPDPEALSKQAQLRLNAIQAMEELGSGFYLAMHDLEIRGAGEVLGDKQSGEIHEIGFQLYTEMLNRAVKSLRSGKEPDLLSPLQATTDVNLGVPALLPEDYCPDVHERLSLYKRFAGTHDFSELMGLREELVDRFGDLPDQAKSFYETHRLRLEMTGFGIKKIDATLASIQIQFIPNPPIDPMKILQLIQSSKHIQLNGQDKLKVLPQKDREFEKLEQRLDAIRNILRRLNESAVLNSAKVS; from the coding sequence ATGTCTGATGCATTAAATCTAGCACCCCCCATACCCGCACCCCGGGCTGGGCAGCGCTTTACCTTTTCAGGGCTGGTAGGGTCAGCAGATGCGGCTTTATTGGCTCAAACGGCCCTTCAATATCGCAATCAATTCTCCGTCATGGTGATTTTTTGCGCGCACGCCCAGGAAGCGCAGAGACTCCTTGAGGAAATTCCTGCTTTTGCTCCACAGCTGAAAACGCGACTTCTGCCAGACTGGGAGATTCTTCCCTACGACCATTTTTCGCCGCATCAAGATTTGGTATCTGAACGACTGGCCACTCTTTATGAATTACTGAATGGCAGTTGCGACATTGTTTTAGTCCCGGTTACTACCGCACTACAAAGACTGGGACCTCCAAATTTTTTATCTGGGCACACTTTCTTTTTTAGGCAAGGTGACAGGCTTGATGAGACAGCTTTAAAGCTACAACTACAACAAGCTGGCTATGACCCTGTGAGCGCTGTTATGCGCCCAGGTGAATATAGTATTCGTGGCGGTCTATTTGACTTGTTTCCCATGGGATCGAACCTGCCCTACCGCTTGGATTTGTTCGGTGATGAAATTGAACAAATACGGGCGTTTGATCCAGATACTCAACGCAGTCTTTACCCTGTTAAAGAAGTTCGACTACTCCCGGGACATGAATTCCCATTTGATGATACCTCCCGCACGGCCTTTAGGGGGCGCTGGAGGGAAGTATTTGAAGGCGATCCAAGTCGCTGTGCCATATACAAAGATGCTAATTTGGGTATACCAAGCGCTGGTATTGAATCGTATTTACCACTCTTTTTTGAAGAGCAATCTAATCTATTTGATTACTTTCCTAGATCTGGCGATCCCGTTTGGCTTGTCAACATTGGTGATGCAGAAGAAACCATCAAGGGGTTTTGGAAAGACACCCTTTCTCGCTATGAATTCCTCAAGCATGATTTAGATTGGCCGATTCTCCCGCCTAAAGAATTATTTTTAGATGTCGATGAATTTTTCTCAACCTCTAAATCGTATGCACGCTTATCGCTTGAAACGGATGGCAAAGAGCGGAATCAATTTTTGGCAGTGCCTGATATCGCCGTACATCGACGAGATGCCGATCCCATTAGTCGCTTACGAAGCCTGGTTGCCTCTGAAAAAATACGTGTTTTGGTTTGCGCCGATAGCGCTGGTCGCAAGGAATCCATTCGACAGCTTTTTGAAGAAAGTAATTCTGTTGCAGGGCTGGATGGGAAACCGCTATACCATCTAAAGCCCGAAGGCTTTGAAACCATTGCTGACTTTGTGAAGAACAACTCTTTATTTGGCTTGGTTACCGCACCCCTTTTTAATGGATTTTCATGGCCTTCAGAAAATCTGCTTGTCATTACCGAAGCAGAATTATTTACAACAACGGCAAGGCAACGCCGCAAAGGCAAGGCAAGTGAGAGCGCGGACTCCGACATGTTGTTCAAGGATTTGTCCGAGCTCAAAATCGGAGATCCTGTAGTTCACGCAGAGCATGGTATTGGACGCTATCAAGGCTTAGTGTTACTCAATTTAGCTCCACCAAAAGAAGCGCCCATCTTTGAGGAGTTCCTCCACTTGCAATATGCAGGACAAGCTATCCTGTATGTGCCTGTTCAGCAATTACAAATGGTGACTCGCTACGCGGGCTCAGACCCTGATTCAGCCCCACTTCACCAACTAGGCTCCGGTCAATGGGATAAAGCCAAGCGCAAAGCTGCACAACAAATTCGAGATACTGCCGCTGAATTACTTGGCCTGTATGCTGCTAGAGCGATTCGCAAAGGTCACGCTTTCGAGTTTTCCGCTCATGACTACGCTGCCTTTGCGGAAAGTTTTGGTTTTGAAGAAACGCCTGATCAGGCGAACGCTATTGCAGCAGTGATTGGTGATATGACTAGCGGTACGCCCATGGATCGATTAGTTTGCGGTGATGTTGGTTTTGGCAAAACAGAGGTGGCATTACGTGCGAGCTTTGTAGCGGTAATGGGCGGCAAACAAGTGGCTATTTTGGCCCCCACCACCCTACTGGCCGAACAGCACGTCGCCACTTGGAAAGATCGCTTTGCGGATTGGCCAGTCCGCATTGTTGAGCTTTCGCGTTTTAAAACCACTAAAGAAATCAATGTCGCGCTAGAAGCCATAGCCAAAGGTGAGGCTGACATTATTATTGGCACCCACAAGCTACTTTCCAAAGAAACCCAATTTGCCAATTTGGGCTTAGTCATCGTTGATGAGGAGCATCGCTTTGGAGTGCGACAAAAAGATGCTCTTAAGGCCCTGCGTGCCGAGGTTGATATTCTGACTCTAACAGCCACGCCGATACCGAGAACCTTGGGTATGGCGATGGAAGGTTTGCGCGAGTTCTCCATTATCGCCACCGCACCACAGAAACGCCTAGCGATTAAGACCTTTGTCCGTCGCGAAGGTGATGGAGTGATGCGCGAGGCTGTTCTACGTGAAGTGAAACGTGGAGGCCAAGTCTATTTCTTGCACAATGAAGTAGAAACCATTCAGAACCGCAAGCACGCGCTACAAGAATTAATTCCCGAGGCGCGCATTAGCGTTGCCCATGGACAAATGCATGAGCGCGAGCTAGAGGCTGTGATGCGTGAATTCGTGACACAGCGGACTAATATTTTATTGTGCACTACGATTATCGAAACCGGGATTGACGTTCCCACAGCCAATACCATCATCATGCATCGCGCAGATAAGTTTGGCCTAGCTCAACTGCATCAATTGCGCGGCCGGGTGGGACGCTCCCATCATCAGGCTTACGCCTACTTATTGGTACCCGATCCTGAGGCGCTGAGCAAACAAGCGCAGTTACGACTAAATGCGATTCAAGCTATGGAAGAGTTGGGCTCAGGATTCTACTTGGCCATGCATGATTTGGAAATTCGAGGTGCCGGTGAAGTTTTGGGTGACAAACAATCTGGCGAAATTCATGAAATTGGCTTTCAGCTATACACCGAGATGCTCAATCGGGCCGTGAAATCCTTACGCAGCGGCAAAGAGCCAGATCTACTTTCACCACTCCAGGCCACCACCGACGTCAATCTAGGTGTCCCCGCCCTACTGCCAGAAGATTATTGTCCCGATGTTCATGAACGCCTCTCTCTATATAAACGCTTTGCTGGAACTCATGACTTTTCTGAATTGATGGGCTTGCGTGAGGAGTTGGTTGATCGCTTCGGCGACCTTCCAGATCAGGCGAAGTCCTTTTATGAAACCCATCGCTTACGACTCGAAATGACAGGTTTTGGTATTAAAAAGATTGATGCGACACTCGCATCCATACAAATTCAATTTATCCCGAATCCGCCCATTGATCCGATGAAGATTCTTCAACTCATTCAATCTTCAAAACACATCCAACTCAACGGGCAAGATAAATTAAAGGTTCTGCCCCAAAAAGACCGTGAATTTGAGAAACTAGAACAACGCCTTGATGCCATTCGCAATATCCTGAGACGCCTCAATGAGTCAGCCGTACTGAACTCTGCAAAAGTAAGCTAG
- the ispD gene encoding 2-C-methyl-D-erythritol 4-phosphate cytidylyltransferase yields the protein MGSGNHLNKKCHVLLPTAGTGSRLGGELPKQFQRLAGRPMLSYAVEAFCNSPQIESIWVGVSSGFVDNPILQIISECSKNYKEIRVLPTGGPTRQETVRNTLATMRKAGISEDDWVLVHDAARPGITPALIDKLISAVKESNSGGILAVPLADTLKQADLDSVIAGNIPHSERTIPRDHLWQAQTPQMFGLKQLHDAFESTIRLEADVTDEAGAIELSGKKPLLIEGAARNFKVTYPADWELMQLLLSADSK from the coding sequence ATGGGCTCAGGAAATCATTTAAACAAGAAATGTCATGTACTTTTGCCGACCGCAGGCACGGGATCTCGACTTGGCGGTGAGCTGCCTAAGCAATTTCAACGGCTAGCTGGAAGGCCCATGCTTTCTTATGCGGTGGAGGCGTTTTGCAACTCTCCTCAAATCGAGTCTATCTGGGTAGGGGTGAGCTCGGGGTTTGTTGATAATCCGATTCTGCAGATCATTTCTGAGTGCTCAAAAAACTACAAAGAAATTCGAGTTTTACCAACTGGTGGCCCAACTCGACAAGAAACAGTCCGCAATACTTTGGCCACGATGCGTAAGGCTGGCATCTCTGAAGATGATTGGGTGTTAGTTCACGACGCAGCAAGACCGGGGATTACACCCGCATTAATTGATAAGTTAATTAGTGCAGTAAAAGAATCAAATAGCGGTGGAATACTGGCCGTTCCTTTGGCGGACACCTTAAAGCAAGCTGATTTAGATTCGGTTATCGCTGGAAATATTCCACACTCCGAGCGAACCATCCCAAGAGACCATCTTTGGCAGGCGCAGACTCCGCAGATGTTTGGATTAAAACAATTGCATGATGCTTTTGAGAGCACCATTCGCCTTGAGGCTGACGTTACCGATGAGGCTGGTGCAATTGAGTTAAGTGGCAAGAAGCCCTTACTGATTGAAGGTGCCGCGCGCAACTTTAAGGTAACCTATCCTGCTGATTGGGAGCTAATGCAGCTGTTATTAAGCGCAGACTCTAAATAA
- the ispF gene encoding 2-C-methyl-D-erythritol 2,4-cyclodiphosphate synthase has product MTQNNLHIPQFRIGQGYDVHALVGDRKLILGGVHVPYERGLLGYSDADVLLHALTDALLGAAGLNDIGQLFPETDPQFKDMDSRILLRAALQKVQAAGFQVGNVDATIICQKPKLAEFLPDMVKNIAADLAVTPSHLNLKAKTNESLGHLGRGDGVAVHAVALLYQA; this is encoded by the coding sequence ATGACTCAAAATAATCTCCATATTCCACAATTTCGTATTGGGCAAGGTTACGACGTTCACGCCTTGGTTGGCGATAGAAAGCTCATTTTGGGTGGGGTGCACGTACCTTATGAGAGGGGTTTATTAGGGTACTCAGATGCAGACGTGCTCTTGCATGCTCTAACCGATGCCTTATTGGGGGCGGCCGGTTTAAATGATATTGGGCAATTATTTCCAGAGACTGACCCTCAATTTAAAGATATGGATAGCCGCATTTTGCTTAGGGCAGCCCTGCAAAAGGTTCAAGCAGCCGGTTTTCAGGTTGGCAATGTGGATGCCACAATCATTTGCCAGAAACCCAAATTAGCGGAATTTTTACCAGACATGGTCAAGAATATTGCTGCTGATTTAGCTGTGACCCCCAGCCACCTTAACCTTAAAGCCAAGACTAATGAATCGCTGGGTCATTTAGGTAGGGGCGATGGCGTAGCTGTCCATGCGGTTGCTTTGCTCTATCAGGCCTAA